One region of Eupeodes corollae chromosome 1, idEupCoro1.1, whole genome shotgun sequence genomic DNA includes:
- the LOC129940366 gene encoding protein-associating with the carboxyl-terminal domain of ezrin: MGNDTSKLKGLVIDKNAIEANDFWSLYNAEMPQDSEAVRMVSIFQGEPVVNGQVWISQGPMDRAVKNLMIYRHPYILRYITSWVQGSHKHLATECVRPLSIALPTLTDIQVCLGLRNVLCSLIFLVEQAQARHLNIAISSVYINSEGSWRLGGFEYVWKNKEVTKTLLDLANAYRYKPAIDENETKTSGDCIEQYAFAVLCEEILKQCSSPDTPYVADFREYCATHLRHQNIAMRPKLSAVLLHPYFNHEFVLIHSFLMELPLKNPQEKQDFFTGLVDRLRYFDETVVGSQIGSLLLSRMVLLDTTAQLCVTPYVLKTKSELSAALFANTTYIKFIIPRIKEIFCVRDAQIRLILLEYFGEYVKLLSREELQDQILPNLLLGIKDTNDILVAKTLRCLADLVPLLGSDMVIGGNRARLFADGRPQALPDSTSHWVEPRSITPVMGGGEYMVSGSPLPDNVDVSGSYNSLGEVNGVVMPQRLSPDGGEDVHNGTDGEIDEDAWSDWENEERQEVAPAAAVVIENLIIEPLPSATSSSSVVQSPRISLTDSFKTSSSNSVVATPKIIDDISELDIKVQKLPGSANDDIDFFKDMEPVIQKSTTSIIPETLLSSTSIDEKLPSPKKSNIAVEDVKVDSSRFEFKAPELEETTAEAGWGDDDIDDWGQ; this comes from the exons ATGGGAAACGATACAAGTAAACTTAAAGGTTTAGTTATCGACAAGAATGCCATCGAAGCGAACGATTTCTGGTCTCTGTACAATGCCGAAATGCCACAAGACTCTGAAGCCGTACGTATGGTTTCTATATTCCAAGGAGAACCAGTAGTCAATGGCCAAGTTTGGATAAGTCAAGGACCCATGGACCGAGCAGTAAAG AATCTTATGATTTACCGTCACCCATATATTTTGAGATACATCACCTCTTGGGTACAAGGATCACACAAACATCTTGCTACAGAATGTGTTCGACCACTGTCTATTGCCCTCCCAACACTCACGGATATACAAGTCTGTCTAGGGCTTCGAAATGTTCTTTGTAGTCTGATATTTCTAGTAGAGCAG GCTCAAGCCCGCCACCTGAATATTGCCATCTCATCGGTTTATATCAATTCCGAGGGCTCCTGGCGTCTGGGCGGTTTCGAATACGTGTGGAAAAACAAAGAAGTCACTAAAACCCTCTTGGATTTGGCTAATGCTTATCGTTACAAACCAGCCATCGATGAAAACGAAACCAAAACCTCGGGTGATTGCATTGAACAATACGCCTTTGCTGTTCTTTGTGAGGAAATCCTTAAACAATGCTCGTCTCCCGACACACCCTATGTTGCCGACTTCCGTGAATATTGCGCTACTCACTTGCGACATCAAAACATCGCCATGCGGCCCAAATTATCGGCAGTCCTCCTCCATCCGTACTTCAAtcatgaatttgttttaattcattctTTTTTAATGGAACTGCCACTAAAAAATCCCCAAGAGAAACAAGATTTCTTTACGGGTTTGGTTGATCGTTTGAGATATTTTGACGAGACAGTTGTTGGATCACAAATCGGCAGCCTGCTGCTCTCGCGAATGGTTCTTCTTGATACCACCGCCCAGCTGTGTGTTACTCCCTACGTACTGAAGACCAAATCAGAACTCTCCGCTGCCTTGTTCGCCAATACCACCTACATCAAATTCATCATTCCAAGAATTAAAGAGATCTTCTGCGTGCGGGATGCCCAGATACGACTGATATTGTTGGAGTACTTTGGCGAATACGTAAAACTGCTCAGTAGAGAGGAATTGCAAGACCAAATTCTACCAAATCTTTTACTTGGCATTAAGGACACCAATGACATTCTAGTTGCCAAGACATTACGATGTCTGGCTGACTTGGTTCCTCTTTTGGGATCGGATATGGTTATTGGGGGCAACCGAGCGAGGCTTTTCGCCGATGGCAGACCTCAAGCGTTACCTGACAGCACGAGTCATTGGGTTGAGCCGCGTTCCATTACTCCAGTGATGGGAGGAGGCGAGTACATGGTCTCTGGGAGCCCCTTGCCAGACAATGTTGACGTGAGTGGAAGTTACAATTCTCTGGGGGAAGTAAATGGAGTAGTCATGCCACAACGTTTGAGTCCCGATGGCGGTGAAGATGTTCACAATGGAACTGATGGAGAGATAGACGAAGACGCTTGGAGTGATTGGGAGAACGAAGAGCGACAAGAAGTAGCCCCTGCCGCCGCCGTTGTTATTGAAAACCTCATCATAGAGCCACTACCTTCCGCTACCTCATCGTCGTCGGTGGTTCAATCACCTCGAATATCCCTCACGGACTCCTTCAAGACCTCATCCTCGAATTCTGTTGTGGCTACACCAAAGATCATTGACGATATCAGTGAGTTGGACATTAAGGTGCAGAAATTGCCTGGAAGTGCCAATGATGACATCGACTTCTTCAAAGATATGGAACCTGTCATCCAAAAGAGCACAACATCGATCATTCCTGAAACATTGCTAAGCAGCACAAGCATTGACGAAAAACTGCCATCGCCCAAGAAATCAAACATTGCCGTTGAAGATGTCAAAGTCGACAGTAGTAGGTTTGAATTCAAAGCACCAGAGCTGGAAGAAACCACAGCAGAAGCTGGATGGGGTGACGACGATATCGATGACTGGGGACAGTAA
- the LOC129940933 gene encoding 60S ribosomal protein L5, which produces MGFVKVVKNKQYFKRYQVKFRRRREGKTDYYARKRLIFQDKNKYNTPKYRLIVRLSNKDITVQIAYARIEGDRVVCAAYSHELPNYGVKVGLTNYAAAYCTGLLVARRILNKLGLESLYGGCTEVTGEEYNVEPVNDGPGAFRCYLDVGLSRTTTGARVFGAMKGAVDGGLNIPHSVKRFPGYSAETKSFNADIHRAHIFGQHVADYMRTLEEEDEEGFKRQFSRYINLGIRADDLEEIYKKAHSAIRADPTHKKVQKTGITKKRWNAKKLTNEQRKVKIAEHKAAYVAKLKSEADA; this is translated from the exons atg GGTTTCGTAAAAGTTGTGAAgaataaacaatatttcaagCGTTATCAAGTCAAATTCCGCAGGCGTCGTGAGGGTAAAACTGATTACTATGCCCGCAAACGTCTCATCTTccaagacaaaaacaaatacaacacTCCCAAGTACCGTTTGATTGTACGTCTCAGCAACAAGGACATCACTGTCCAAATTGCTTACGCTAGGATTGAGGGAGATCGCGTAGTTTGCGCTGCCTACTCTCATGAGTTGCCCAACTACGGAGTTAAG GTTGGTCTGACCAATTATGCTGCGGCCTACTGCACTGGATTGTTGGTAGCTCGTCGTATCCTTAACAAATTGGGCTTGGAATCGCTGTACGGTGGTTGCACCGAAGTCACCGGCGAGGAGTACAACGTTGAGCCCGTGAACGATGGTCCCGGAGCCTTCCGTTGTTACTTGGATGTCGGTCTTAGCCGTACCACCACTGGTGCCCGTGTGTTCGGTGCCATGAAGGGAGCCGTCGACGGTGGTTTGAACATTCCCCACTCCGTCAAGCGTTTCCCCGGTTACTCCGCTGAAACTAAGAGCTTCAACGCTGACATCCACCGTGCCCATATCTTCGGCCAGCACGTTGCCGATTACATGCGCACCTTGGAAGAAGAGGACGAAGAGGGTTTCAAACGCCAATTCAGCCGATACATCAACTTGGGTATCCGTGCTGACGAC CTTgaagaaatctacaaaaaagccCACTCTGCTATCCGCGCTGATCCTACCCACAAGAAGGTACAGAAGACTGGTATCACCAAGAAGAGGTGGAATGCCAAGAAACTCACCAACGAGCAACGTAAGGTCAAGATTGCCGAACATAAGGCTGCCTATGTTGCCAAGCTCAAGTCCGAGGCTGATGCTTAA